A genomic segment from Neodiprion lecontei isolate iyNeoLeco1 chromosome 1, iyNeoLeco1.1, whole genome shotgun sequence encodes:
- the LOC107225151 gene encoding uncharacterized protein LOC107225151 isoform X2: MIPLLLGLLALGGARGSPSPSTSDTSRADTTPSASSALGALYRQARSDQYYTSRYAGDGLSVSSGTIGTRSPDSNEPRDAAYFESRCITCDPNKPSASGASDRGYRQKPRYDWYDYDLEDRRSPVSYRDRYDDYDRGRSPGYENRYDRDRVYDRDPGYDRNYDRGYYERGNGYDNLDSRYPYESREDVRYYSPSRRPSYYEDPYVPRYDRRNRYGNRYEQSYDRYDPYDRIYSRKPAVDDRYIYDRFGSRGGGAGGIGYGGGAAGGGGGYFASGSSGSWGPGYDRGYASAWNYAGSRDRDRDRDNWRDRDFNRDRDPGYYRPRDYFYDSTAAPGASRGTSYLHDRPESSTPSNSIGQESATNSPKSQDTNKVYKD, translated from the exons ATACCGCTCCTCCTGGGATTGCTTGCTCTTGGTGGAGCGAGGGGTTCGCCGTCACCGTCGACGTCGGATACGTCGAGGGCGGACACGACGCCGTCAGCCTCGTCGGCGCTCGGCGCTCTCTACCGTCAGGCTCGTTCCGACCAATATTACACGAGCAGATACGCCGGGGACGGTTTATCCGTGAGTTCAGGAACAATCGGCACCCGGAGTCCGGATTCGAACGAGCCGAGAGACGCCGCCTATTTCGAATCACGATGCATCACCTGCGACCCGAACAAGCCCTCGGCGTCCGGCGCCTCTGATCGTGG GTACAGACAGAAGCCACGATACGACTGGTACGACTACGACCTTGAGGATCGAAGGTCACCCGTCAGCTACAGAGATCGATACGACGACTACGATCGAGGCAGGTCACCTGG ATACGAGAATCGCTACGACCGCGATCGAGTCTACGATCGAGATCCAGGCTACGACCGAAACTACGACCGAGGTTATTACGAGCGGGGAAACGGATACGACAATCTGGATTCTCGCTACCCTTACGAGAGCCGAGAGGACGTCCGGTATTACAGCCCATCCAGGAGGCCAAGCTACTACGAGGATCCGTACGTGCCGCGATACGACCGACGCAACCGGTACGGAAATCGGTACGAGCAGTCCTACGACAGGTACGATCCCTATGACAGGATCTACAGCAGGAAACCCGCCGTCGACGATCGCTACATCTACGACCGATTCGGAAGCAGGGGAGGCGGCGCTGGTGGCATCGGATACGGAGGCGGCGCGGCGGGCGGAGGCGGAGGATACTTTGCTTCAGGGTCGTCTGGAAGCTGGGGACCGGGATACGACCGCGGATACGCCAGCGCCTGGAACTACGCCGGGAGCAGGGACAGGGACAGGGACAGGGACAACTGGAGGGACAGGGACTTCAACCGAGATCGGGACCCAGG ATACTATCGACCCAGGGATTATTTCTACGACAGCACCGCAGCCCCGGGCGCTTCCCGGGGTACGAGCTACCTCCACGACCGACCCGAGTCCTCGACACCGTCGAACAGCATCGGTCAGGAATCAGCCACAAACTCACCCAAGTCGCAGGACACTAACAAAGTATACAAGGATTAG
- the LOC107225151 gene encoding uncharacterized protein LOC107225151 isoform X1, with product MIPLLLGLLALGGARGSPSPSTSDTSRADTTPSASSALGALYRQARSDQYYTSRYAGDGLSVSSGTIGTRSPDSNEPRDAAYFESRCITCDPNKPSASGASDRGYRQKPRYDWYDYDLEDRRSPVSYRDRYDDYDRGRSPGYDYDQRYNRFGRYDLRPIYYGDRYENRYDRDRVYDRDPGYDRNYDRGYYERGNGYDNLDSRYPYESREDVRYYSPSRRPSYYEDPYVPRYDRRNRYGNRYEQSYDRYDPYDRIYSRKPAVDDRYIYDRFGSRGGGAGGIGYGGGAAGGGGGYFASGSSGSWGPGYDRGYASAWNYAGSRDRDRDRDNWRDRDFNRDRDPGYYRPRDYFYDSTAAPGASRGTSYLHDRPESSTPSNSIGQESATNSPKSQDTNKVYKD from the exons ATACCGCTCCTCCTGGGATTGCTTGCTCTTGGTGGAGCGAGGGGTTCGCCGTCACCGTCGACGTCGGATACGTCGAGGGCGGACACGACGCCGTCAGCCTCGTCGGCGCTCGGCGCTCTCTACCGTCAGGCTCGTTCCGACCAATATTACACGAGCAGATACGCCGGGGACGGTTTATCCGTGAGTTCAGGAACAATCGGCACCCGGAGTCCGGATTCGAACGAGCCGAGAGACGCCGCCTATTTCGAATCACGATGCATCACCTGCGACCCGAACAAGCCCTCGGCGTCCGGCGCCTCTGATCGTGG GTACAGACAGAAGCCACGATACGACTGGTACGACTACGACCTTGAGGATCGAAGGTCACCCGTCAGCTACAGAGATCGATACGACGACTACGATCGAGGCAGGTCACCTGGGTACGATTACGATCAACGTTACAATCGATTTGGAAGATACGATTTACGGCCCATCTACTATGGCGACCG ATACGAGAATCGCTACGACCGCGATCGAGTCTACGATCGAGATCCAGGCTACGACCGAAACTACGACCGAGGTTATTACGAGCGGGGAAACGGATACGACAATCTGGATTCTCGCTACCCTTACGAGAGCCGAGAGGACGTCCGGTATTACAGCCCATCCAGGAGGCCAAGCTACTACGAGGATCCGTACGTGCCGCGATACGACCGACGCAACCGGTACGGAAATCGGTACGAGCAGTCCTACGACAGGTACGATCCCTATGACAGGATCTACAGCAGGAAACCCGCCGTCGACGATCGCTACATCTACGACCGATTCGGAAGCAGGGGAGGCGGCGCTGGTGGCATCGGATACGGAGGCGGCGCGGCGGGCGGAGGCGGAGGATACTTTGCTTCAGGGTCGTCTGGAAGCTGGGGACCGGGATACGACCGCGGATACGCCAGCGCCTGGAACTACGCCGGGAGCAGGGACAGGGACAGGGACAGGGACAACTGGAGGGACAGGGACTTCAACCGAGATCGGGACCCAGG ATACTATCGACCCAGGGATTATTTCTACGACAGCACCGCAGCCCCGGGCGCTTCCCGGGGTACGAGCTACCTCCACGACCGACCCGAGTCCTCGACACCGTCGAACAGCATCGGTCAGGAATCAGCCACAAACTCACCCAAGTCGCAGGACACTAACAAAGTATACAAGGATTAG